The Lysobacter gummosus sequence CCCCATCGACGGGTCGGACGCAACGCCGTAAACGCGGTGATTTTTCCCAACGCGGAACGGCGAGTCATGCGTTTGAGCGCAACATCCTCGTGGAGTCCGACCTGCATGACGGCTCGGGGAGATAGGAGGGGTTGAAAATTTCCGACGGCCGCGAGCGCATCTACTACACTCCCGGCTGCACGATCTTGCCGCCGTCTTTACAAGGTCGTCTGCACGATTATCAAATCCCGATGTCCGAATCGTTGGCGGCTCGCTCCATTCCGATTGGAGTTGCCAGGATTTTGTGGACATCTGATCGGCGGGCTCAATTTGTCGTTTCGTTCTCATTCGCACTGACATAACCGCGGTAGATCTTCTTAGTTCGATTTGGCGTCGAACGGGAAATCGCACGCGATGGTTTATGCGAGCAATGCTCAGGATTTCAAGCATCAATTGAGGTCACGCCAACCCGATGCGCACTAACCCGCTTACAGGCTGACCTAGCGTGGCCTTGCGTCTCGTGCGCAGACACGGGAATCACTTCAGCTATCAGTATGGATACCAGCGGGTGCTCACGAAATCCTGGGAACTCCAGATTACGTGACCCGGCGAGTACTGAGTCTGGTATGTCGCTGGATATAGCCGCTCGAACTACGCGTCACTGCCTTCAGCGCTCCCCGCAAACGACGGACGGATGAACTGTACTCGGCAACGCCTGTGTGAGACGTGGGCACGAGGCAGCCCCGGCCCGAACAGGGCTGCCCCTCTCGTCAGCGTTCTTGTGCCAAGCCGCTTACACGTCGGCCGACGCGCAATGTATTACGGCATCATTCGGTGATGCAGGTCGGACATCACCCAACTGCCGCCGCCAATCATGATAGCGATGACGAGGGTTGTGAATACTAAGGCGATCGTTGCCTCGACCGGTGTCCGCCGGCCCGACCAGTGCAGGAAGAATCGAACATGGACCGCCGCCTGAATAGCCGCGAACAGGGCGATTAGCAGTAGCGTCGAGCGCCGGTCCAAAAGATCGTAGCCCGCGACAGCGAACGGCACCGCCGTCAAGATCACGGCGAATGCGAATCCGGCCGCATAACCGCCCAAATGCGGCTTGACCAGATGTGGTTGATTAATCGGCACATCGCCCTGATTGGCTTGATCGCTCATTTCAGCACCCCAGGCAGATAGACGAACGAGAAAATTCCGATCCAGACGATATCGAGGAAGTGCCAGAACAACCCGAGCCGATACAGGCGTGAAAAAACCGATTCCTTCAGTCCTCTTTTCGACAACTGCACAATCATCAGCACGATGCCGATCATGC is a genomic window containing:
- the cyoD gene encoding cytochrome o ubiquinol oxidase subunit IV — encoded protein: MSDQANQGDVPINQPHLVKPHLGGYAAGFAFAVILTAVPFAVAGYDLLDRRSTLLLIALFAAIQAAVHVRFFLHWSGRRTPVEATIALVFTTLVIAIMIGGGSWVMSDLHHRMMP